The Deltaproteobacteria bacterium genome contains a region encoding:
- a CDS encoding septum formation initiator family protein — MALLPSPPRKYKAVLLGGLVLVMLLVLGAIFGDRGLIDLQRLRAEERRIEELAFQQQQANAALREHLDRLRSDDRYLERVARRRLRWAKPDEVIYSFAGQTALTR, encoded by the coding sequence ATGGCCCTCTTACCATCGCCTCCGCGCAAATACAAAGCCGTGCTGCTCGGCGGGCTGGTGCTCGTGATGTTGCTGGTGCTGGGCGCGATCTTCGGGGATCGGGGCCTGATCGATTTGCAGCGGCTGCGGGCGGAGGAACGGCGGATCGAGGAGCTGGCCTTCCAGCAACAGCAAGCCAACGCCGCGTTGCGAGAACACCTCGATCGGCTGCGCAGCGACGATCGCTATCTCGAACGCGTCGCCAGACGGCGGCTACGCTGGGCCAAGCCCGACGAGGTCATCTATAGCTTCGCCGGCCAAACCGCGCTCACCCGCT